The window GTGAAGTCTTTCTGTGGATCGTAAGGTGGATTTTTTGTTGTCAGGGGATTGATGGCATGCGTGGCAACTGTACCCATCAGCAACGTGCTGCCGTTACCGTTTGCTCGCGCGACTCTGGTCGCACCAATGGCGCCACCACCACCTCCTGTGTTCTCCACCACCACCGTATGCCGGATGCGCTCGGACAACTTTTGCGCAATGAACCGGGAAACCACATCGGTTGATCCTCCCGCCGCGAACGGCACGACCAGCGTGATCGGCCCTGCAGGCAACACCTCGTCCCCCCAGGCTGCCGTCAGCGGGATTCCGATAGATGCAGCAATACCCGCTTTGAGCAGCGTGCGTCTTGTCATCGTCGTCATTTTATTTTGTCTCCAGATAGGGTTTTTTATTTATGGCTATTTAATTCAGGCGAGGCAGGTAGCGTCTAACGCATGACAAACGGATTGCCGGTTACCGCGCCACTGTTGATCCAGACACTTTTTGTTTGCAGGTATTCGCCAATCGCGCCGATTCCGTTTTCCCGACCCAGGCCGGAATCCTTGTAGCCGCCGAACGGCGCCATATAGCTGATCGCACGATAGGTATTCACCCAGACCGTGCCTGTCTTCAGATTTTCAGACATGCGAATTGCACGTGCCATATCGCTGGTCCAGACACCGGCCGCCAGCCCGAAGCGTATGTCATTTGCAATTGACAGCGCATCCTCTTCATCCTCAAAGCGGATAATAGAGAGTACGGGGCCGAACACTTCCTCCTGGGCAATCCGCATGCTATTGCGCACCTCACCAAAGATAGTGGGTTCAATAAACCATCCATTACCACAAGCGTCATCATCCGCCGGCTTCCCTCCCAGCAACAACAGAGCTCCTTCTCCCTTAGCCACTTCGATATAGTCTTTCACTTTCTGGTACTGGGCTGGTGTCGTAATGGGTCCAACCTGTGTCTGGGCATCCATGGGGTTGCCCATTTTGGCCGTTTTCGCCAGAGCCAATAATCTGGCCACCACCTCGTCATAGACTGTGTCTTGCACCAGCAGGCGCGAGCCGGCAATACAGGTTTGGCCCGTCGCGGCAAAAATGCCCGACACCGCACCATTTACGGCCTGATCCAGATCAGCATCAGCAAATATGATATTCGGCGATTTGCCGCCCAATTCCAGGGACGTGTGTTTCAACTGGGCGCCGGCCTGCTGGTTGATCACGCGTCCTGTGGCATCGGACCCGGTAAATGTCACCTTGCTCACCAGCGGATGTTCAACCAGTGCCGAACCCACCTCATTCCCAAATCCGGTAACCACATTAAACACGCCGGGCGGAAAACCGGACTCTTCAAACAGCGACGCAAACTCAAGGGTCGAGGCCGAGGTGAATTCAGATGGTTTTACCACCACCGTGCAGCCTGCAGCCAGTGCCGGCGCGATCTTCCATGCAAGCAGCAGCAAGGGGCTGTTCCATGGCGTGATCACGGCTACCACGCCCATGGGTTCGTGCCGCGTGTAGGCAAAATAACCCTTCTTGTCCAGCGGCAGCGTCGCGCCCTGTACTTTATCGGCCAGCCCGCCGTAATAGTAGTACCACTGGGGTACGTAGTTCAGTTGCCCCAGCATTTCACTATACAGTTTGCCGTTATCTCTGACCTCGGTTTGCGCCAACTGCTCGGCCCGCCTGGCGATCACTTCACCAAGCCGATGCATAAGCAATCCACGCTGGCTTGCCGTCATCTCCGCCCACGCGCCC of the Advenella mimigardefordensis DPN7 genome contains:
- a CDS encoding aldehyde dehydrogenase, giving the protein MKRYDLHINGQSVKPSTNIWFETQNPFTGETWAHIPRCSAQDVDLAVQAAHLAFTQGAWAEMTASQRGLLMHRLGEVIARRAEQLAQTEVRDNGKLYSEMLGQLNYVPQWYYYYGGLADKVQGATLPLDKKGYFAYTRHEPMGVVAVITPWNSPLLLLAWKIAPALAAGCTVVVKPSEFTSASTLEFASLFEESGFPPGVFNVVTGFGNEVGSALVEHPLVSKVTFTGSDATGRVINQQAGAQLKHTSLELGGKSPNIIFADADLDQAVNGAVSGIFAATGQTCIAGSRLLVQDTVYDEVVARLLALAKTAKMGNPMDAQTQVGPITTPAQYQKVKDYIEVAKGEGALLLLGGKPADDDACGNGWFIEPTIFGEVRNSMRIAQEEVFGPVLSIIRFEDEEDALSIANDIRFGLAAGVWTSDMARAIRMSENLKTGTVWVNTYRAISYMAPFGGYKDSGLGRENGIGAIGEYLQTKSVWINSGAVTGNPFVMR